From a region of the Chrysemys picta bellii isolate R12L10 chromosome 7, ASM1138683v2, whole genome shotgun sequence genome:
- the LOC112059889 gene encoding small nuclear ribonucleoprotein F-like yields the protein MSLPLNPNPFLNGLTGKPVMVKLKWGMEYKGYLVSVNSYMNMQLENTEEYIDGVLSGHLGEVLMRCNHVLYIRGVEKEEKDGEMRE from the coding sequence ATGAGCTTgcccctgaaccccaaccccttcCTGAATGGGCTGACAGGGAAGCCGGTGATGGTGAAGCTGAAGTGGGGAATGGAGTACAAGGGCTACCTGGTATCTGTCAACAGCTACATGAACATGCAGCTTGAAAACACAGAAGAATACATAGATGGTGTATTGTCAGGACACCTTGGTGAAGTTTTGATGAGATGTAACCACGTCCTGTACATCAGAGGagtagaaaaagaagaaaaagatggAGAAATGAGAGAATAA